The genomic region CCCCGGGCCCGTAGCGGCGCTGAACCTCGAACACGGTGGCAATGGAGCTTGGATCACGGTGGATATCTAGAGCCTTGCGCGCCGCTTGCTCATGGCTGTCGGCCTGGATGTCGATGACCCAGCCGACGCGATACTCCTCCTCCTCAGGAACGAGTCCGCTGCCCTGGTGCTCTGCTTCTTGATCCGACAGCGCCCAGGTGAAGCTGCCGCGCTCAGCGCGCAACTGGCCACCGACGACGCGGAAGCCGAACAGGCAGTCGTCCGCACCGATCAGCCGGACGTATGACCCCTCGGTTGCGTAGCGACCCAGGATGTCGAGGACCTTGTCGGTGGCAGCAACGTAGGTGTCGCAGTGGTACCCGAGCACGAAGTCCTCATCGCGGCCGGGTTGCGAGCATTCCTGGAAGGACGTCAGGTCCTCTACCGCCTGGGTCAGCGTTGCGTGATGGGCTCCGAATTCATGACAGAGCGCCGATAGCGCCGCGTCTACTGCGTCCACTGGCACCCGAAAGTCGTTATCTACTGAGCTTGCGGAGTATCCCATGGTCATACCTCTTCACTGGTCGTTGCCCCAGGCCTTCGACGCCGGGCAACCTCTGTTGGTGAATGGGCGCTCACACCCATCCGGTTGTCATGCCTCCGGACCCTTCATGTGCCCGCCGAGACAATTCAATTATATTGCGACCCACTGACATCCGGATCGGTGCCGCTCATGCGATGCCGGCACCTAGGCGTTGCACTGCAGTTTCCGCAGTTTCGAGATCGCAGGCTAGGTGCGGTATCTCAGAACATTGGTGACACGAAGTCTTGGCTCACTGGCTTACCGCGGCGTCCCGGTGGATGATCGTTGGCAACGGCGTCGACCACGACAGGTTGGATACCCCAGCGATCCAGCATGGCCTCGGCGTTGGGAACTATCTGGGTGAACGGGTGTCCCTCGGCCACCCACTGCTCCAGGGGAACCGCAACGTAGTTACCGTTGAGTCTCTTTGGCCACCAGCCAAACGCGGCAGCCCGAGCCAGCAGCTCGGCTGTCGCCGTGCACTCCTCTTCCAGATGGGTGCCGGCCATGCGCGCCGCCGTATCACCGCTGACCGCGATTCTCCAGGCAACTTCCGGATTAAAACCTCTCCTCCAGAACAGCCGAGAAACAACATCATCAAGATCTGGCTCGACGCGCTCCAATCGTGCGACAGGGACAGCGTGGCGTGGCGTGTTGTTGTCGCCTGCCTGGCTCGCGTCTGGATTCGCCATCTGTCAATCCTTCACTTCCTCGGCATTTCGAGCAACGCAGTTTCCACGTGCTGTTGATGGCTCACCGCGTAACCAATCTCATGAGACAGCACAGCTAGGTCGCTGGATTACCGGCGGGCACCGTCCATTGCAGTTCGGAGGTGTGGTCGCCGTGGTCGCTCGCCAGGGCAATGCCGTTGGCGCGCACCTCCCATGCCCCTGTAGCGGGCGACTGAACCAACTTCGCACCATCTGCTGTGGAGTAGTCAGACAGTTCAGCGTTGACCCGTCGGATTTCGTCGGCCGTCAGCGGTGCAGTGCGTGTGATGGTGAACGCCAGCAGGTCTGCGCCGGCACCTCGCTCGACAGTCAGGGTGACGCTGCCGCGGCTGTATGTGCTGATCATTGCGCAACCCCCTCCGTTATCGGACCGGCGACGGGGGGAGAACGCGACCGAGTTTCCGCATCGGCCGCGGGCAGCTTTCGGGGGCTTCAAATCCGGGCTGCCCTGGCAGGACGATGCGGCCGTTGATGAGCTTGGCGTCTTTCCATTCGCCTTGATAGCGGGGATCTCCGTGCATCAGTTCGCTGTCGGTGAGGTGTTCATTCCACGCGTATGGCATTTCCCACTGCTGCCTGTGCTGATGCCACATGAGTACTTGAACAGTTCCGCCAGGACGGCAGTCGTTGACGAAAACCCTTGCGTCGTGGCGATACATGAGGTCGGCGATCGGGAATCGTCGCCCATCATCGCGTACGCCGCACCACGCTCCGTCGATCAGCTTTGGGCTTGCCGGTCGCCCTGTTCGGTGCTGCTGGGCCGGGGTGTGTTTGCCGCCGATGATGGAGAGGGCTTCGTTGAAGGTGAAGCGGATCAACGTGCCCCACATGTTCATCGCCGGGTGATGGGCACACGCCACTAGCGCGTCTGGGCGACCGATCTTGGCGGTCTGCTCATTGAGTAGGTTCACGAGTTCACGCGTCAGATCCTCGTTGAACTCGCCGAATGCCGCGGCCTGGGCTTGGGCCAGCCGGTGGGGGCGTCGTCCTCCGAATCCGTACTCACCCAGCCCTACCAGCCGGGGTGCCTGCTGCAGTTGGGCGACGATTCTCGACGGCCGCAGTGACCAGTAGGTTGGGGCAGGATCTGCTGTGATCGTGTTCATTTGGTTTGGTCTCCTTACGGGTCCCATCGGGCCATTCCGTCTTCCCGGTTCATCCGGTGCCATGCCCGCGCCCAACCCTCACTGTAGCAGTTGATACCACAGTAGTGTGGTCGACGCTGCTACAGTGTCGGCGTGACTGCTCGCGGAGAGATCCCGTCATCCGAACGCGAGCGGCTGCATGCCGCAGCTGGCGGCGTCGACGCCGCCGCCGGTGAATTGAGGGCCGCGGTCCAGTCCGCCTGGCGGGCAGGTGGCTCCGTCCGCGCGATCGCTGCCGAGTTGGGTAAGTCGACGCGCACGATCCAGAACTGGCTAGAAGAGGCCCGGCAAGAGGCACCGTCGCGGTAAAGCCGATCCTGGGCAAAGCGGGCCGATCATCACCGCAAGGCCCCTCCCGTCGACAACGCCCGTCCAGTTCGGCCCTCGGTGCGCGTGCCGATGCGCAGCTCAGCGCCATGCTCGGTAATACTTGCATTTCGTAACATCCGTGGAGATCCCGTCGACTAGGAGAGCTGCAGAGCAAGCCATGGCCTTGAGCGTGGGAACGGTCGTTGCTGGCTACACGATCGAAGCGGTCCTCGGCGCCGGCGGTATGGGGACCGTCTACCGTGCTGCCCATCCGAACTTGCCCCGCAGCGACGCACTGAAGATCCTGTCCGAGGAGTTTTCCCGCGACGAGGAGATCCGCAGCCGGTTCCAACGCGAGGCCGACCTGGCCGCCACGCTGAGCCACCCGAACATCGTCACCGTCTACAACCGCGGTGAGACCGATGACGGGCGCCTCTGGATCGCGATGCAGTACATCCCGGGCACCGACGCCGATCAGCAGCTCCGCGACGGGCACATGACGCCCGTGCGGGCGGCGCGCATCATCGGCGACGTGGCCACCGCCTTGGACTACGCCCACCGGCGCCTGATCTTGCACCGCGACGTCAAGCCGGCCAACTTCCTGCTCGATGCCGACGATGGGCGTGTCTTCCTCGCCGACTTCGGCATCGCCCGGGCGCTCGATGATGCGGCCGGACTGACCCGCACCGGGACGGTGATGGCCAGCATCTCCTACACCGCCCCGGAGAGCTTCAAAGCCCTTCCCGTTGACCACCGCGCCGACATCTATTCACTGGGCTGCGCGCTCTATCAACTCCTGACCGGCAGGACGCCGTTCTTCCAGGCGCAGGCCAGCGGAATGGCCGCGGTCGTGTCTGCTCACCTTTTCGAGTCGCCCCCTAGAGTCACCGATCTCGCACCGGCTCTGCCAGCGACGCTCGATGCGGTGATCGCCAAGGCGATGGCGAAGGACCCTCACGACCGGTACCAGAGCGCGCGTGCACTCGCCGCCGACGCTGCTGCCGCTCTCACGGCCACCACAGCGGCCCCGTCACACACCCAGCCATGGCGCACCGCCGGTACGCCCCCGGCAGCGGCAGCGCCGTCTCAGGGCACCAACAGCGGGCCAGTTGCCCCCGCGGCCCCGACACCGAGACCATCTGGCGCACCGGAACCCGAGCCAGCACCACCGTCCCCATTCGAAGCGTCGTATCCGAGCCCGCAGCGCCCCGGACATGCCGTCGGCCAGCCGACCCCCGCTCCGCCCTCGCCCTACGAATCCGTGCCGCCGCCCCGGCCGCCGGCCGGCGGACCGATGACCCCCTTGCGGCGACCGCGCCGCCGGCGAACGGTCATCGCGTCCGCCGCGGCGCTCGTGGTCGTCCTGGTCGTCGCGCTCGGCAGCTACTTCGCGCTCAGCGACCCTGCGCAAAACCCCTACTCGCCGCAGACGTTCCTGCACAAACACGGCCAGACCGAAGTCACTGCGGCGCCGACAGCCGTAGCGGCCTTGGGACCTGGCGACGCCGACGCTGTGCTGTCCCTTGGCGTGCAGCCGGTAGCCATGACCGCTCCCGCTGCCACACTGCCCGCCTTTGAGCAGGCCGCCGTGACCGGCAGCCCTGCGGTGTTGGGTTCAATCGACACCGCGGCCATCGCCCAGACCAACCCCGACCTGATCATCGCTACCGGCGACATCGACGACGCCACTTTCCGCAGGCTCACCGAGATCGCCCCGACCATCACCCGCCCGAGAACACCAGCGCAGATTGGAACTGGCAGAGCCAGCTGAACTGGATCGGCCGCATCCTCGGCCAGGCGGACAAGGCCCGACAGTTGATCGACGCCACCTTGTCCCGCCAGAACGACTTGGCCAATCAGAACCCGGCGTTCAAAGGAAAGTCGATCGAAGTGCTGGCAGCCACCGACGCGGGCATCGCGCGCGTCCTGGCACCCTCATTTGCCTCTGATTACTTGCAGTCACTCGGATTTCGCTACAGCGAGGACGCAGACCGCAACCCCATCGACGTCGGTGCCACGCGCCCCATCCAGGACCCCAACGAGATCTACCGGATCGAACCCGACTACCTCGTCGTGATCCGTACCGACGCCGGAGCCGGCAAGGGCAGCCTGAGCGGGCTTCCCCGACAGCTGTCGGTCTACTCAGGCCGAATCATGGCCGTGGACGACCCCGACACAGTCGCCGCGCTCGCAGACCCCGGCGGCTATCTCGCGGTCAAGCACCTCGACGACCACTTCGTCGCCGCCCTCGCACAGGCCTGACCGCGTGCAGGGCGCCCGGCCTGCTGACACCCTCTAACACCGGTCAGGCCGGTGTGCCCAAGAGGCTGAGCAGGGTGTACCGGGCGTCGAGATCGGCGGGGTCGTCGTGCAGCTCGTCGCAGGCGACCTTGATCCGGCGGGCACGAAGGCGATGCTCATGCAGGCTTGGAGTGGAGCGCAGCAGGAGATCTCGCACCTGTTCCTGCGCCTCAGGGTCGAGGGGCGTGCAGTAGAGGTCGTCGCACGCCACCTGAAGTTGGCGTAGCACTGCCGTGCCATCGGCGCCTGCTTCAGCGTCGCGCGTCTGTGCGTCATCGGCGCTGCTCATCGGTTGATCAGAAGGCTGACGGTGCCGCATCTCGGACATCGCGATCCCTTTCCGTCTGGGCATCCGCCACGGGAGGGCAGTGCTTTCACTTTGCGACTGTAAACGATAGCGCAGTGATTGCCAAGCGATAGCGGACGAACACGCCCCGCCCACGCGCACCTCGCACGCAAAATGCGCTACAACAGGCAGAATGAGGCGTTCACGGGACTAGACGGCCTTCGCCAGCCGCTGATTACAGATCGGCAACGTCCGCAATGGAGTGAGCGCGCAGTGCTAGCATGCGATCACTGGAATGCACCCGCCTCAGCGCCAAAGCTCGAACCCGACCAACAGAATCGGAACGCAGTGATCGACTCCCCCGGATCGCCTCCCGACCTGACCATCGACTGTGCCGGATCGACCCCCCACACGGTTCAGCCTCAGGACGCGCCCATCACGATCGGCCGCGAGCTGCCCGCCCACATCCGGATCGCCGACCCCCGGGTATCGCGCACGCATCTTCAGATCGAGGCCACCGACGCCGGGTGGACGGTGACCGACGCCCACAGCACCAACGGCACCTACCTCCACGGCGAACCCATCGACTGCCTTGCGATCACCGACGGACTCACCGTGCACGTCGGCGACACCGAAGGGATACCAGTGACCTTCACCCTGACTGCCCCGTCGAAACGTTTGAGTGAACGCATCGAAACCGCGCCGGATTCCGACCTCGACAGCCTCGTCGACGAGTCAACCGACGATCCGTCCGCCGAGGATCTCGACCCAGGCATCGCGGCCGCCGGCGAAGAGGTCGTCAAGCGCCGCGAGGAACTGGGCTTCTCCCAGCGAAAACTGAAGGACGACGGCGTTATTGGCCAGAGCAACCTTGTCGCCTTCGAACGAGGACGGCGTTGGCCACGCGACAACACACGGGCCAAGCTGGAGAAAGCCCTGGGCTGGGAGCCCGGCCACCTCGCCCGCGTGCGTTATGCCCACAGCCACCCCGACACAACGACCGACGTCATGTCCGACACCGTGCGCGTCACGGTCCTCGTACAAGCCCTCGAACTCGCCCTCAACGGCATCAAAGCGCGCATTGCCACGCTGCCCGCCCAGGAGGACGCATCGTTCACCAGTCAGGCTGACCAGCTGCTCGGCGAGCTACGCCGCGTCCAGGACACTGCGACCGCCACCGTACGCACCACCAGAGGCCCGGGTATGGCCGTGCTTCTCGGCGACGTACGGCGCACCTATAACCAGCTCGTCATGCAGGCCGCTCGAGTTCCAGGCGCCGCATTGAGCCACCGGATCTACGCAGCGCGCCACATGGCTGAGCTGTCCGTGGAGGAGACGGCCGCGGCCGCTGGCGTCGACGCGGCTCACATCGTGGCTCTTGAGGCCGGTCAGCGCATCCCCGCCGACGTCACCGCGTCGCTGGATGCGTTAGCGCGTCAGCTCCTCGACTCCTAGAGAGGTCAGCCCGGCAGCTTCTCAGCGATGCGGTCGATGACCGTATTCGCCATGGCTTTCGAGTCGCCGTCACCGCAGACGATGGATTCGATGGTGGCGTTGGCCCTGGCTACCGCGGCGTGATAGCACTGCCGCGCCGGCTCCTCCAGGCGGTCGGCTCCCGCGCCCGCGCGAGATGCGATTCTGCTCGATCGATCCATGCCTTCGCTGGCCACCTCTGTTGGTATCCAGTGCTGCGTCACATCCCGCGCGGTGGTCGAGAATGCTTGTTGGGCAGGGCAATAGCCGAACATGAGAATGAAGTCGGCGAGCACGGCACCGGGCTGCGCCCTGTCGACGAACACCGTGACCAGTTGGGCCGCGAGCTGCCCGCGCGCGCCTTTGACTCTATTGCCGCTGACCGCTTGATACTTCACCGCGCCGATGGCCTGGTTGAACAGGAGCCGCGGTGCGCAGCTCTTGGGCTCCACACCCGTCGACTCCTCCCATGGGTGGGTGAACTCGATCAAGGGGCGCATCTCGGTGTCACTGACGATCTGCGCTAGCTCGGCAGCTTTGAGCAACGCGGCCTGAGCGGCCGGCGCGGTGACGAACGCCGGCTGCGGGGCCAAAGAGGGGGACGACTCCACGACGCTGGGCGAGATGCTCGTCGTCGACGAGTCACCGCCCGCCCGCTGACTGTCGAGGCCTTCAGATGATCCGGCCGAGCTGCAACCGACGAGTACTGAGGCCACGATGGCCGCCCCAATGATTGCCCGCACCGCTGAACCTCCTGCTGCTCGATCGCGTCGCCAGCCCACCTGTGCGCGGACCTGCCCTGGAGACCTTGAACAGCATTGCACCACCACCGTGATTGGCTGAGGATCTCGGAGTTGCCCGCGATTCTGCCCGGCCGCCCTAGCACCCCACCCCCGGAAGCTCTGGCACGCGGGCCATGTGCTGCTAGCCAAGCAACGCGGGATAGTCCGATCGCAAGGCCCTCACGATTTGATCGGCGAGGTCGGATGGAGTCGCGGCGGATAGTTGCGAGGGGATCGCGCCCGGGGCTTGTTTGGTCACCTGCGCGATCCATGAGATAGGTCCTGCCGGTCGCGGCCCGGTCAGAATGGGCCGCCCTTGCTTCCCGAGATCGTCTGGCCATTTACTCAACTGCCCCGACGGTAGGCCGGCGCCGATAGTGACCGATATCCCGCCTTCGGCCCGTAGGTAAACCGAGTACCCCCCGATCAAGCTGCCCGTCCGCGAGGAGGATACGGACACGTAGAGGCCGCCACGGTAGTCGACATCATCGGCTAGCAGCGGCTTTACCTTCCGCTCCAACGCGCTGATCAGATCGGCGTACACACGCTCGCAATAGTTTTCGGCATTGAGCTGGTAGCTCTCCCCGTCCTCAG from Mycobacterium sp. MS1601 harbors:
- a CDS encoding helix-turn-helix domain-containing protein yields the protein MTARGEIPSSERERLHAAAGGVDAAAGELRAAVQSAWRAGGSVRAIAAELGKSTRTIQNWLEEARQEAPSR
- a CDS encoding serine/threonine-protein kinase encodes the protein MALSVGTVVAGYTIEAVLGAGGMGTVYRAAHPNLPRSDALKILSEEFSRDEEIRSRFQREADLAATLSHPNIVTVYNRGETDDGRLWIAMQYIPGTDADQQLRDGHMTPVRAARIIGDVATALDYAHRRLILHRDVKPANFLLDADDGRVFLADFGIARALDDAAGLTRTGTVMASISYTAPESFKALPVDHRADIYSLGCALYQLLTGRTPFFQAQASGMAAVVSAHLFESPPRVTDLAPALPATLDAVIAKAMAKDPHDRYQSARALAADAAAALTATTAAPSHTQPWRTAGTPPAAAAPSQGTNSGPVAPAAPTPRPSGAPEPEPAPPSPFEASYPSPQRPGHAVGQPTPAPPSPYESVPPPRPPAGGPMTPLRRPRRRRTVIASAAALVVVLVVALGSYFALSDPAQNPYSPQTFLHKHGQTEVTAAPTAVAALGPGDADAVLSLGVQPVAMTAPAATLPAFEQAAVTGSPAVLGSIDTAAIAQTNPDLIIATGDIDDATFRRLTEIAPTITRPRTPAQIGTGRAS
- a CDS encoding FHA domain-containing protein, with translation MRYNRQNEAFTGLDGLRQPLITDRQRPQWSERAVLACDHWNAPASAPKLEPDQQNRNAVIDSPGSPPDLTIDCAGSTPHTVQPQDAPITIGRELPAHIRIADPRVSRTHLQIEATDAGWTVTDAHSTNGTYLHGEPIDCLAITDGLTVHVGDTEGIPVTFTLTAPSKRLSERIETAPDSDLDSLVDESTDDPSAEDLDPGIAAAGEEVVKRREELGFSQRKLKDDGVIGQSNLVAFERGRRWPRDNTRAKLEKALGWEPGHLARVRYAHSHPDTTTDVMSDTVRVTVLVQALELALNGIKARIATLPAQEDASFTSQADQLLGELRRVQDTATATVRTTRGPGMAVLLGDVRRTYNQLVMQAARVPGAALSHRIYAARHMAELSVEETAAAAGVDAAHIVALEAGQRIPADVTASLDALARQLLDS
- a CDS encoding sensor domain-containing protein — encoded protein: MAPQPAFVTAPAAQAALLKAAELAQIVSDTEMRPLIEFTHPWEESTGVEPKSCAPRLLFNQAIGAVKYQAVSGNRVKGARGQLAAQLVTVFVDRAQPGAVLADFILMFGYCPAQQAFSTTARDVTQHWIPTEVASEGMDRSSRIASRAGAGADRLEEPARQCYHAAVARANATIESIVCGDGDSKAMANTVIDRIAEKLPG